A single region of the Vanacampus margaritifer isolate UIUO_Vmar chromosome 13, RoL_Vmar_1.0, whole genome shotgun sequence genome encodes:
- the ephb3b gene encoding ephrin type-B receptor 3b isoform X11, whose protein sequence is MTMDYVLLLCSFLLPTATAVEETLMDTKWATTELAWTSHPETGWEEVSGYDDAMNPIRTYQVCNVRELNQNNWLRSDFIPRKDVLRVYVEMKFTVRDCNSIPNIPGSCKETFNLFYYESDSDSATATSPFWMENPYVKVDTIAPDTSFSKLDSGLVNTKVRSFGPLSKAGFYLAFQDLGACMSLISVRVFYKKCSTTIANFAVFPETATGAEATSLVIAPGTCVPNALEVSVPLKLYCNGDGEWMVPVGACTCSAGFEPAMKDTQCQACSPGTFKYKQGEGFCLPCPANSRASAGAASVCSCRNGYYRSDTDTPDSSCTTVPSSPRNVISSVNETSLVLEWSEPRDLGGRDDTFYNVICKKCLPERGMCSRCDDNVDISPRHLGLTQRRVAVRNLQAHTQYSFEIQAVNGVSNKSPYTPQFSAVNITTNQAAPSAVPTVHLMAATASTMSLSWLPPEKPNGIILDYEIKYHEKVSRNDQGEAIAHTMTAQRSNARVEGLKAGTPYVVQVRARTVAGYGRYSSPADFSTNLQTDPPKLWQEQLPLIVGSATAVFVFIIAVVVIAIVCLRKQRNGSESEYTEKLQQYITPGMKVYIDPFTYEDPNEAVREFAKEIDVSCVKIEEVIGAGEFGEVCRGRLKLPGRREIIVAIKTLKVGYTDRQRRDFLSEASIMGQFDHPNIIRLEGVVTKSRPVMIVTEFMENGALDSFLRLNDGQFTVIQLVGMLRGIAAGMKYLSDMNYVHRDLAARNILVNSNLVCKVSDFGLSRFLEDDPTDPTYTSSLGGKIPIRWTAPEAIAYRKFTSASDVWSYGIVMWEVMSYGERPYWDMSNQDVINAVEQDYRLPPPMDCPTALHQLMLDCWLKERNLRPKFTQIVATLDKLIRNAASLKVVTNSTQSTGVSQPLLDRCVPDYTTFTTVGDWLDAIKMGRYHDNFINAGFASFDLVAQMTAEDLLRIGVTLAGHQKKILGSIQDMRLQMNQTLPVQV, encoded by the exons AGACACTGATGGACACCAAGTGGGCCACTACAGAATTAGCATGGACTTCGCACCCTGAGACTGGG TGGGAAGAAGTGAGTGGCTATGATGATGCCATGAATCCCATCCGGACGTACCAAGTATGTAATGTAAGAGAACTCAACCAGAATAACTGGCTACGCAGTGACTTTATCCCAAGGAAGGATGTGCTGCGCGTATATGTGGAGATGAAATTCACAGTGCGCGACTGCAACAGCATCCCAAACATCCCGGGCTCCTGCAAAGAGACCTTCAACCTCTTCTATTATGAGTCTGACTCGGACTCAGCCACGGCAACCAGTCCGTTCTGGATGGAGAACCCATATGTGAAAGTGGACACCATTGCCCCAGATACAAGCTTTTCCAAGCTCGATTCCGGACTGGTTAACACTAAAGTCAGAAGTTTTGGGCCCTTGTCCAAAGCTGGGTTCTACTTGGCCTTCCAGGACCTTGGGGCTTGCATGTCACTCATCTCTGTGAGGGTTTTTTATAAGAAATGCTCCACCACCATTGCAAACTTTGCAGTTTTCCCCGAAACAGCAACTGGAGCTGAGGCAACTTCTTTGGTGATTGCACCTGGAACTTGTGTCCCCAATGCCTTGGAGGTGTCAGTGCCACTAAAGCTGTACTGCAATGGAGATGGAGAATGGATGGTTCCCGTGGGTGCCTGCACCTGCTCGGCTGGTTTTGAACCGGCTATGAAGGATACACAATGCCAAG CTTGTAGCCCTGGCACCTTCAAGTACAAGCAAGGGGAAGGCTTCTGCTTGCCTTGTCCCGCAAACAGCCGTGCCAGTGCCGGAGCGGCAAGCGTTTGCTCCTGTCGGAACGGTTATTACCGCTCGGACACGGACACACCCGACTCCTCATGCACAA CTGTTCCCTCCTCCCCACGCAATGTCATCTCCAGTGTGAATGAAACCTCGCTGGTCCTGGAATGGAGTGAACCGCGGGATCTGGGCGGCCGCGATGACACCTTTTACAACGTCATCTGTAAGAAGTGCCTGCCTGAACGGGGAATGTGCTCCCGCTGCGATGACAATGTGGATATCTCACCACGCCACCTGGGTTTGACCCAGCGCAGAGTGGCGGTGCGCAACCTGCAAGCCCATACACAGTACAGCTTTGAGATCCAAGCTGTCAATGGCGTTTCCAACAAAAGTCCGTACACACCTCAGTTTTCTGCTGTCAACATCACCACTAATCAGGCCG CTCCGTCTGCAGTACCCACAGTTCACCTGATGGCAGCCACAGCGAGTACCATGAGCCTTTCCTGGTTGCCTCCAGAAAAACCCAACGGAATCATTTTGGATTATGAGATTAAGTACCATGAGAAGGTAAGCAGAAAT GATCAGGGTGAAGCCATTGCTCATACAATGACGGCTCAACGGAGCAATGCCCGCGTCGAAGGTCTCAAGGCTGGTACACCTTATGTGGTGCAGGTCCGTGCACGAACAGTGGCTGGATATGGCCGTTATAGCAGCCCAGCTGACTTCAGTACCAACCTGCAAA CTGACCCaccaaaactgtggcaggagcAACTACCCCTCATCGTAGGATCAGCCACTGCAGTCTTCGTCTTCATCATTGCCGTCGTGGTCATCGCCATTGTCTGCCTCAG AAAGCAAAGGAATGGTTCAGAGTCAGAATACACTGAGAAACTACAGCAATACA TCACTCCGGGAATGAAGGTCTACATTGACCCGTTCACCTACGAGGACCCCAACGAAGCCGTGAGGGAGTTTGCCAAAGAGATTGATGTCTCCTGCGTGAAGATCGAGGAGGTCATCGGCGCAG GAGAGTTTGGTGAGGTGTGCCGCGGTCGCCTCAAGCTGCCCGGCCGCCGTGAGATCATTGTTGCTATCAAGACTCTCAAAGTGGGCTACACTGACCGACAGAGGAGAGACTTCCTCTCAGAGGCGTCCATCATGGGCCAGTTTGACCACCCCAATATCATCCGCTTGGAAGGGGTGGTCACCAAGAGTCGACCAGTGATGATCGTGACCGAATTCATGGAAAATGGAGCACTAGATTCATTCCTAAGG CTCAATGATGGGCAGTTCACAGTGATTCAGCTCGTTGGCATGCTGCGTGGCATCGCAGCAGGAATGAAGTACCTGTCAGATATGAATTACGTGCACAGAGACTTGGCTGCCCGTAACATCCTGGTCAACAGTAACCTGGTGTGCAAGGTGTCTGACTTCGGCCTATCTCGTTTCCTTGAGGATGACCCTACAGACCCTACCTACACAAGCTCACTG GGAGGGAAGATCCCTATTCGATGGACGGCACCCGAGGCAATTGCCTACAGGAAGTTCACCTCAGCGAGTGATGTGTGGAGCTACGGCATTGTCATGTGGGAGGTGATGTCATATGGAGAGCGGCCGTATTGGGACATGAGCAATCAAGAT GTGATAAATGCAGTGGAGCAGGACTATCGACTGCCTCCACCGATGGACTGCCCCACAGCACTCCATCAACTCATGTTAGACTGCTGGCTGAAAGAGCGCAACCTACGGCCAAAATTCACCCAGATTGTTGCCACCCTGGATAAACTAATCCGCAACGCCGCAAGCCTCAAAGTGGTCACTAACAGCACACAGTCTACCGG GGTATCCCAACCCTTGCTTGATCGCTGCGTGCCAGACTATACAACTTTCACCACTGTGGGAGACTGGCTGGACGCCATCAAGATGGGCCGCTACCATGACAATTTCATCAATGCCGGATTTGCTTCCTTTGACCTGGTTGCCCAGATGACAGCAGA GGACTTGCTGCGGATAGGGGTTACATTGGCTGGCCACCAGAAGAAGATACTAGGTAGCATTCAGGACATGAGATTACAGATGAACCAAACACTTCCTGTCCAGGTGTGA
- the ephb3b gene encoding ephrin type-B receptor 3b isoform X6 has product MTMDYVLLLCSFLLPTATAVEETLMDTKWATTELAWTSHPETGWEEVSGYDDAMNPIRTYQVCNVRELNQNNWLRSDFIPRKDVLRVYVEMKFTVRDCNSIPNIPGSCKETFNLFYYESDSDSATATSPFWMENPYVKVDTIAPDTSFSKLDSGLVNTKVRSFGPLSKAGFYLAFQDLGACMSLISVRVFYKKCSTTIANFAVFPETATGAEATSLVIAPGTCVPNALEVSVPLKLYCNGDGEWMVPVGACTCSAGFEPAMKDTQCQACSPGTFKYKQGEGFCLPCPANSRASAGAASVCSCRNGYYRSDTDTPDSSCTTVPSSPRNVISSVNETSLVLEWSEPRDLGGRDDTFYNVICKKCLPERGMCSRCDDNVDISPRHLGLTQRRVAVRNLQAHTQYSFEIQAVNGVSNKSPYTPQFSAVNITTNQAAPSAVPTVHLMAATASTMSLSWLPPEKPNGIILDYEIKYHEKVSRNDQGEAIAHTMTAQRSNARVEGLKAGTPYVVQVRARTVAGYGRYSSPADFSTNLQTDPPKLWQEQLPLIVGSATAVFVFIIAVVVIAIVCLRKQRNGSESEYTEKLQQYKSPIVTPGMKVYIDPFTYEDPNEAVREFAKEIDVSCVKIEEVIGAGNPPKLLSYRGKTASHLQAIPLEDFTPSGTFTQFIGEFGEVCRGRLKLPGRREIIVAIKTLKVGYTDRQRRDFLSEASIMGQFDHPNIIRLEGVVTKSRPVMIVTEFMENGALDSFLRLNDGQFTVIQLVGMLRGIAAGMKYLSDMNYVHRDLAARNILVNSNLVCKVSDFGLSRFLEDDPTDPTYTSSLGGKIPIRWTAPEAIAYRKFTSASDVWSYGIVMWEVMSYGERPYWDMSNQDVINAVEQDYRLPPPMDCPTALHQLMLDCWLKERNLRPKFTQIVATLDKLIRNAASLKVVTNSTQSTGVSQPLLDRCVPDYTTFTTVGDWLDAIKMGRYHDNFINAGFASFDLVAQMTAEDLLRIGVTLAGHQKKILGSIQDMRLQMNQTLPVQV; this is encoded by the exons AGACACTGATGGACACCAAGTGGGCCACTACAGAATTAGCATGGACTTCGCACCCTGAGACTGGG TGGGAAGAAGTGAGTGGCTATGATGATGCCATGAATCCCATCCGGACGTACCAAGTATGTAATGTAAGAGAACTCAACCAGAATAACTGGCTACGCAGTGACTTTATCCCAAGGAAGGATGTGCTGCGCGTATATGTGGAGATGAAATTCACAGTGCGCGACTGCAACAGCATCCCAAACATCCCGGGCTCCTGCAAAGAGACCTTCAACCTCTTCTATTATGAGTCTGACTCGGACTCAGCCACGGCAACCAGTCCGTTCTGGATGGAGAACCCATATGTGAAAGTGGACACCATTGCCCCAGATACAAGCTTTTCCAAGCTCGATTCCGGACTGGTTAACACTAAAGTCAGAAGTTTTGGGCCCTTGTCCAAAGCTGGGTTCTACTTGGCCTTCCAGGACCTTGGGGCTTGCATGTCACTCATCTCTGTGAGGGTTTTTTATAAGAAATGCTCCACCACCATTGCAAACTTTGCAGTTTTCCCCGAAACAGCAACTGGAGCTGAGGCAACTTCTTTGGTGATTGCACCTGGAACTTGTGTCCCCAATGCCTTGGAGGTGTCAGTGCCACTAAAGCTGTACTGCAATGGAGATGGAGAATGGATGGTTCCCGTGGGTGCCTGCACCTGCTCGGCTGGTTTTGAACCGGCTATGAAGGATACACAATGCCAAG CTTGTAGCCCTGGCACCTTCAAGTACAAGCAAGGGGAAGGCTTCTGCTTGCCTTGTCCCGCAAACAGCCGTGCCAGTGCCGGAGCGGCAAGCGTTTGCTCCTGTCGGAACGGTTATTACCGCTCGGACACGGACACACCCGACTCCTCATGCACAA CTGTTCCCTCCTCCCCACGCAATGTCATCTCCAGTGTGAATGAAACCTCGCTGGTCCTGGAATGGAGTGAACCGCGGGATCTGGGCGGCCGCGATGACACCTTTTACAACGTCATCTGTAAGAAGTGCCTGCCTGAACGGGGAATGTGCTCCCGCTGCGATGACAATGTGGATATCTCACCACGCCACCTGGGTTTGACCCAGCGCAGAGTGGCGGTGCGCAACCTGCAAGCCCATACACAGTACAGCTTTGAGATCCAAGCTGTCAATGGCGTTTCCAACAAAAGTCCGTACACACCTCAGTTTTCTGCTGTCAACATCACCACTAATCAGGCCG CTCCGTCTGCAGTACCCACAGTTCACCTGATGGCAGCCACAGCGAGTACCATGAGCCTTTCCTGGTTGCCTCCAGAAAAACCCAACGGAATCATTTTGGATTATGAGATTAAGTACCATGAGAAGGTAAGCAGAAAT GATCAGGGTGAAGCCATTGCTCATACAATGACGGCTCAACGGAGCAATGCCCGCGTCGAAGGTCTCAAGGCTGGTACACCTTATGTGGTGCAGGTCCGTGCACGAACAGTGGCTGGATATGGCCGTTATAGCAGCCCAGCTGACTTCAGTACCAACCTGCAAA CTGACCCaccaaaactgtggcaggagcAACTACCCCTCATCGTAGGATCAGCCACTGCAGTCTTCGTCTTCATCATTGCCGTCGTGGTCATCGCCATTGTCTGCCTCAG AAAGCAAAGGAATGGTTCAGAGTCAGAATACACTGAGAAACTACAGCAATACA AATCCCCTATAGTCACTCCGGGAATGAAGGTCTACATTGACCCGTTCACCTACGAGGACCCCAACGAAGCCGTGAGGGAGTTTGCCAAAGAGATTGATGTCTCCTGCGTGAAGATCGAGGAGGTCATCGGCGCAGGTAACCCACCAAAGCTCCTGAGCTACAGGGGGAAGACTGCTAGTCACCTCCAGGCCATACCGTTAGAGGACTTCACACCAAGCGGTACTTTCACTCAATTCATCG GAGAGTTTGGTGAGGTGTGCCGCGGTCGCCTCAAGCTGCCCGGCCGCCGTGAGATCATTGTTGCTATCAAGACTCTCAAAGTGGGCTACACTGACCGACAGAGGAGAGACTTCCTCTCAGAGGCGTCCATCATGGGCCAGTTTGACCACCCCAATATCATCCGCTTGGAAGGGGTGGTCACCAAGAGTCGACCAGTGATGATCGTGACCGAATTCATGGAAAATGGAGCACTAGATTCATTCCTAAGG CTCAATGATGGGCAGTTCACAGTGATTCAGCTCGTTGGCATGCTGCGTGGCATCGCAGCAGGAATGAAGTACCTGTCAGATATGAATTACGTGCACAGAGACTTGGCTGCCCGTAACATCCTGGTCAACAGTAACCTGGTGTGCAAGGTGTCTGACTTCGGCCTATCTCGTTTCCTTGAGGATGACCCTACAGACCCTACCTACACAAGCTCACTG GGAGGGAAGATCCCTATTCGATGGACGGCACCCGAGGCAATTGCCTACAGGAAGTTCACCTCAGCGAGTGATGTGTGGAGCTACGGCATTGTCATGTGGGAGGTGATGTCATATGGAGAGCGGCCGTATTGGGACATGAGCAATCAAGAT GTGATAAATGCAGTGGAGCAGGACTATCGACTGCCTCCACCGATGGACTGCCCCACAGCACTCCATCAACTCATGTTAGACTGCTGGCTGAAAGAGCGCAACCTACGGCCAAAATTCACCCAGATTGTTGCCACCCTGGATAAACTAATCCGCAACGCCGCAAGCCTCAAAGTGGTCACTAACAGCACACAGTCTACCGG GGTATCCCAACCCTTGCTTGATCGCTGCGTGCCAGACTATACAACTTTCACCACTGTGGGAGACTGGCTGGACGCCATCAAGATGGGCCGCTACCATGACAATTTCATCAATGCCGGATTTGCTTCCTTTGACCTGGTTGCCCAGATGACAGCAGA GGACTTGCTGCGGATAGGGGTTACATTGGCTGGCCACCAGAAGAAGATACTAGGTAGCATTCAGGACATGAGATTACAGATGAACCAAACACTTCCTGTCCAGGTGTGA
- the ephb3b gene encoding ephrin type-B receptor 3b isoform X10, producing the protein MTMDYVLLLCSFLLPTATAVEETLMDTKWATTELAWTSHPETGWEEVSGYDDAMNPIRTYQVCNVRELNQNNWLRSDFIPRKDVLRVYVEMKFTVRDCNSIPNIPGSCKETFNLFYYESDSDSATATSPFWMENPYVKVDTIAPDTSFSKLDSGLVNTKVRSFGPLSKAGFYLAFQDLGACMSLISVRVFYKKCSTTIANFAVFPETATGAEATSLVIAPGTCVPNALEVSVPLKLYCNGDGEWMVPVGACTCSAGFEPAMKDTQCQACSPGTFKYKQGEGFCLPCPANSRASAGAASVCSCRNGYYRSDTDTPDSSCTTVPSSPRNVISSVNETSLVLEWSEPRDLGGRDDTFYNVICKKCLPERGMCSRCDDNVDISPRHLGLTQRRVAVRNLQAHTQYSFEIQAVNGVSNKSPYTPQFSAVNITTNQAAPSAVPTVHLMAATASTMSLSWLPPEKPNGIILDYEIKYHEKVSRNDQGEAIAHTMTAQRSNARVEGLKAGTPYVVQVRARTVAGYGRYSSPADFSTNLQTDPPKLWQEQLPLIVGSATAVFVFIIAVVVIAIVCLRKQRNGSESEYTEKLQQYKSPIVTPGMKVYIDPFTYEDPNEAVREFAKEIDVSCVKIEEVIGAGEFGEVCRGRLKLPGRREIIVAIKTLKVGYTDRQRRDFLSEASIMGQFDHPNIIRLEGVVTKSRPVMIVTEFMENGALDSFLRLNDGQFTVIQLVGMLRGIAAGMKYLSDMNYVHRDLAARNILVNSNLVCKVSDFGLSRFLEDDPTDPTYTSSLGGKIPIRWTAPEAIAYRKFTSASDVWSYGIVMWEVMSYGERPYWDMSNQDVINAVEQDYRLPPPMDCPTALHQLMLDCWLKERNLRPKFTQIVATLDKLIRNAASLKVVTNSTQSTGVSQPLLDRCVPDYTTFTTVGDWLDAIKMGRYHDNFINAGFASFDLVAQMTAEDLLRIGVTLAGHQKKILGSIQDMRLQMNQTLPVQV; encoded by the exons AGACACTGATGGACACCAAGTGGGCCACTACAGAATTAGCATGGACTTCGCACCCTGAGACTGGG TGGGAAGAAGTGAGTGGCTATGATGATGCCATGAATCCCATCCGGACGTACCAAGTATGTAATGTAAGAGAACTCAACCAGAATAACTGGCTACGCAGTGACTTTATCCCAAGGAAGGATGTGCTGCGCGTATATGTGGAGATGAAATTCACAGTGCGCGACTGCAACAGCATCCCAAACATCCCGGGCTCCTGCAAAGAGACCTTCAACCTCTTCTATTATGAGTCTGACTCGGACTCAGCCACGGCAACCAGTCCGTTCTGGATGGAGAACCCATATGTGAAAGTGGACACCATTGCCCCAGATACAAGCTTTTCCAAGCTCGATTCCGGACTGGTTAACACTAAAGTCAGAAGTTTTGGGCCCTTGTCCAAAGCTGGGTTCTACTTGGCCTTCCAGGACCTTGGGGCTTGCATGTCACTCATCTCTGTGAGGGTTTTTTATAAGAAATGCTCCACCACCATTGCAAACTTTGCAGTTTTCCCCGAAACAGCAACTGGAGCTGAGGCAACTTCTTTGGTGATTGCACCTGGAACTTGTGTCCCCAATGCCTTGGAGGTGTCAGTGCCACTAAAGCTGTACTGCAATGGAGATGGAGAATGGATGGTTCCCGTGGGTGCCTGCACCTGCTCGGCTGGTTTTGAACCGGCTATGAAGGATACACAATGCCAAG CTTGTAGCCCTGGCACCTTCAAGTACAAGCAAGGGGAAGGCTTCTGCTTGCCTTGTCCCGCAAACAGCCGTGCCAGTGCCGGAGCGGCAAGCGTTTGCTCCTGTCGGAACGGTTATTACCGCTCGGACACGGACACACCCGACTCCTCATGCACAA CTGTTCCCTCCTCCCCACGCAATGTCATCTCCAGTGTGAATGAAACCTCGCTGGTCCTGGAATGGAGTGAACCGCGGGATCTGGGCGGCCGCGATGACACCTTTTACAACGTCATCTGTAAGAAGTGCCTGCCTGAACGGGGAATGTGCTCCCGCTGCGATGACAATGTGGATATCTCACCACGCCACCTGGGTTTGACCCAGCGCAGAGTGGCGGTGCGCAACCTGCAAGCCCATACACAGTACAGCTTTGAGATCCAAGCTGTCAATGGCGTTTCCAACAAAAGTCCGTACACACCTCAGTTTTCTGCTGTCAACATCACCACTAATCAGGCCG CTCCGTCTGCAGTACCCACAGTTCACCTGATGGCAGCCACAGCGAGTACCATGAGCCTTTCCTGGTTGCCTCCAGAAAAACCCAACGGAATCATTTTGGATTATGAGATTAAGTACCATGAGAAGGTAAGCAGAAAT GATCAGGGTGAAGCCATTGCTCATACAATGACGGCTCAACGGAGCAATGCCCGCGTCGAAGGTCTCAAGGCTGGTACACCTTATGTGGTGCAGGTCCGTGCACGAACAGTGGCTGGATATGGCCGTTATAGCAGCCCAGCTGACTTCAGTACCAACCTGCAAA CTGACCCaccaaaactgtggcaggagcAACTACCCCTCATCGTAGGATCAGCCACTGCAGTCTTCGTCTTCATCATTGCCGTCGTGGTCATCGCCATTGTCTGCCTCAG AAAGCAAAGGAATGGTTCAGAGTCAGAATACACTGAGAAACTACAGCAATACA AATCCCCTATAGTCACTCCGGGAATGAAGGTCTACATTGACCCGTTCACCTACGAGGACCCCAACGAAGCCGTGAGGGAGTTTGCCAAAGAGATTGATGTCTCCTGCGTGAAGATCGAGGAGGTCATCGGCGCAG GAGAGTTTGGTGAGGTGTGCCGCGGTCGCCTCAAGCTGCCCGGCCGCCGTGAGATCATTGTTGCTATCAAGACTCTCAAAGTGGGCTACACTGACCGACAGAGGAGAGACTTCCTCTCAGAGGCGTCCATCATGGGCCAGTTTGACCACCCCAATATCATCCGCTTGGAAGGGGTGGTCACCAAGAGTCGACCAGTGATGATCGTGACCGAATTCATGGAAAATGGAGCACTAGATTCATTCCTAAGG CTCAATGATGGGCAGTTCACAGTGATTCAGCTCGTTGGCATGCTGCGTGGCATCGCAGCAGGAATGAAGTACCTGTCAGATATGAATTACGTGCACAGAGACTTGGCTGCCCGTAACATCCTGGTCAACAGTAACCTGGTGTGCAAGGTGTCTGACTTCGGCCTATCTCGTTTCCTTGAGGATGACCCTACAGACCCTACCTACACAAGCTCACTG GGAGGGAAGATCCCTATTCGATGGACGGCACCCGAGGCAATTGCCTACAGGAAGTTCACCTCAGCGAGTGATGTGTGGAGCTACGGCATTGTCATGTGGGAGGTGATGTCATATGGAGAGCGGCCGTATTGGGACATGAGCAATCAAGAT GTGATAAATGCAGTGGAGCAGGACTATCGACTGCCTCCACCGATGGACTGCCCCACAGCACTCCATCAACTCATGTTAGACTGCTGGCTGAAAGAGCGCAACCTACGGCCAAAATTCACCCAGATTGTTGCCACCCTGGATAAACTAATCCGCAACGCCGCAAGCCTCAAAGTGGTCACTAACAGCACACAGTCTACCGG GGTATCCCAACCCTTGCTTGATCGCTGCGTGCCAGACTATACAACTTTCACCACTGTGGGAGACTGGCTGGACGCCATCAAGATGGGCCGCTACCATGACAATTTCATCAATGCCGGATTTGCTTCCTTTGACCTGGTTGCCCAGATGACAGCAGA GGACTTGCTGCGGATAGGGGTTACATTGGCTGGCCACCAGAAGAAGATACTAGGTAGCATTCAGGACATGAGATTACAGATGAACCAAACACTTCCTGTCCAGGTGTGA